ACCACTGCTATTGGATAGCGGAAACAGTAGGTAGTGATGAGGCAAACGATACGTGCTGTATTTGTCGATATAAGGCAAatctgatatttttgttttatatatattggaacgaagttccttacggcaggcttgacatttggctgggcgagcgaactgaaaaaaatgtgatactaaaaccgtaagaaaaatgtagtatcagtcacacgactgtataatatgacgtttgtaaaactaaaatattactagtaaactttttttaaattatttatgtaattttatactgttgacaaaaataaataaagccatatattttttgttttacttaatagtttgaattattattattattttgtttgatttattttattatacggtatttgttattttctataatactaaaacttctttcctaaatacttttatgtacataattaaaaaccaatcaacaaaattaaaaaaaaatcaagaactagaaaatgtatataaaattcaatattttttttttcaaattgtgttgcttctatactatccgaaggaacttcgttcctacctgccggcctagcatgcgcgccacgacaaaattttgtctaccccttttctcgtattatctctctatgtctacagtagctaacatgcgtgcacgcgatactcttctcgttacgtcaagaagagataatcattaaattttagtgatctgtgatatttatctctacggaagctaacatgacatcgtaattttgtcgaattttgtcgttttaggaagagaaacttctcgtcttcaatattatcgacgagaaagacgataaataaaaaataaataaaaccgggtgcctattttttgtataccatggcgtttccctattataattatataatttcggtatacgaagagcgggaaatgcgaaaagtcgagtgaagtgtgccatataatgacacaaaaaacgtatttgcgccctgttgcttcttattctaaataataataataataataatactttatttcagaccaaagtataagtccatattgggttagtacaacaagataagacaacattcagaataaaaaacaaaacaaaattatattaaaaaaatcaataactaaaaataaaattaaatagaataaaagtaaaatcaataatcaaaaaaaaattcaaaaattcaaaaaaattttaaaattaaaaaaaaaaaaaaaaacaatgcgtgatagaattacaattatctaatgtgcgacaagatataaagcacaacacgagcatattgttttacatatataattaaattcatttacttacgccgttttattttccatattagattttttaaattagatatacactttttatcttagccaaaaggccgagaacattgttaaataaaacatgtgtcactcgtttgaaattggtcaataaccttgtaaattcaactttacgacataagatataagaatgatattcagttgggattatggttgataatgtttctctactcgacaaggcgaagtcttcggaagagaattttgtctctcgtagtgcgcatgttagggtaatcgagaaaatacgcGATGTAGACAttaactctctctctcgtcaagagatatctcgttgtatgcatgctaggccggctggtgtcccatgacaccacataattttatttgttttgaattacacacaattatttatttatttttgaaattaatggATTCTTATGATTctgaattttattgtaaaatttgtgaGTAATTTTGAGAATGAAGTTTAGGAGTAAcctgaattaatatcaaagaaaaaacttgaattaatatcaaagaaaaaaaaatactgcataaaaaaaatataattgcataagttgataaAAAATGCTATGCAATAAGCTTTACCGCAGCAGTCCGAGTGCCacgcattttatattttttaagtatttcttGCAACAGCGAGCGCGTGTTTCTGTTCGTGCTGTTCGACGCCCAACAATTGAATTTTGCTAAGCGCAGGAGCTAAACTCGCAATTGCTAAACACCTGCACTCGCACTTATCAGTGTTAACTAGCCTTAAGTTTTCAGCTTCACTTTTTCAAGCTTTCTAAGgcgaaatatataaataaatctgatTAATAAGTACCTAGTTAGCGTgaattatatgttataagatCTAATAGTAATTACTTATTCTTGTTGCAATCACTTTCGAATTACATCTTTAGCATAATAGGGTACAGaggaatcaaataaaaataaaactatttttttaaattgttataattgcatatgaaatacaaaaaattaaatcacattattataaatgtttgttcCCTTCACAGTTTGGACATGTGTTAACATTAGCCGATATGAAAATGAGTTATCAATAACACAAATATGTAacggaaaaaaaaatcacatatttTTGCTAAAATGACCGTTTTTTAGTAATGTTTGTTATTAAATGCCTTGAATTTTGgaagtttatattataaatgttagaAATTACTATCCTAAGTTAAAAGAGTCTTGATGAAAGTTCACAGTCACGATAAAAAGTAAATGCATTGTAATTGCTGAAAAATACATTCCGTATACAAGTGGCATTTGGACAATTAAAAggaattttttacttttaacaatCACAGGCTGTAAAATGCCTTTTTTACATTGCATTTCGACTaggccgttggcgcagtttttatttttatcggtGAGACAAATCTATGGATATACTTTTGCAATGCCACAGACGGGCATCTGGAATTTGCTCTTTATTCGTGTTGGTCAAGGAAGTGGTGGCGACTGCTCTGTGTCGCTCATTGAAAACAGGCCTTGCTCGTATTGATGATGATTTAACCCCCGCTTTTAGAAAGCTAAAGTCTTCCTTCCTGTCTTCATATACTGTGACCTCATGCCTTTCCGAGGCCATTTGGCATTCGTAGTAATTTGTCCGCTTTTACCTGTGCCCTCTTTCTCCCAGATGGCGTGAAGAAAGCTGGTCTAGTTTTAGCTGTAGTGGGGTTTCCATCTCCAGCTTTCTTCGGCCAAACCGTGAGCATTCCAAAAGAATATGGATACCGTTTCCTTGCACTCTGGGTGGCAGACACATGAGGAGGTATGCCGCGATGGGATACGCGTATGCGGATATAAAATTGGGTTATTAGGTCTATACTTTTACATATACCAATTaggttaaaatttattattcgtCATAGATATTGTCATAACTATACTTTTTAGAActtcgttaatattattattgtttgttgagTTTTATTGCAGtggttattcttttttttttttttttttttttttttgtcattaggtcggcaaacaagcgtacggctcacctgatggtaagcgattaccgtagcttatagacgcctgcaacaccagaagcatcgcaagcgcgttgccgacccaatccccaatccccccaggagctctggtcaccttactcaccaacaggaacacaatactgcttgaaaacagtattattttgctgtgatcttctgtaaggtcgaggtactaccccagtcgggctgctccatattttgagcaggaaattcctgctgtgccctacctcagttaaactgtgccctacctcagttactgtgccctacctcagttgctgtgccctacctcatttatAGTATTctgttcaataaaaataaattggacCGTTTCTTACAgaatattctattatttttttacattttttatactttttaacttattatgatacaatttaatatataatatattgctgTTTcactagaataataataataatattgcaatttggattataatttcattatatttttcaagtttatgttttaaaaatattcagaaatattaaatttaaaattttaatgtcaataataatatttcatatatatttttaaatccataataattttataaataatacattattaatatattataagaagtgtaaaaagatatttttacgAGACGATGTTTCGGACATTTCGAATAGATTTTTCTAATAAAAGATGTTTTGCAATTGTAAAATACGTGTTGTCTTTTTTATCACTTGGTTTTTAATTACAGGCTTGTAAAGATTGGTActtatttaagtattaaattcTTCATATATTAGTgcattttatacaaaaagttaaaattttggttttgttatgtatatattactttaatataaattgaaaaagagGAAATCGACTAGCATGTCGatactatgtatattatattaaaagtcaATAAATTCATTGctggttatttttttaaataggttgTTTTAATTTGACATTGAAAGTGACATTTTGTGacatagattaaataaaaagccTAACTTTTACTCAGTTCCTCTTCAATAATATCGAGGTAATGTTTAGTGAATACTGCCTTATTGTGCATTACGTAACGGAGCAAAGTACCGGAAACGGATGTCAGTTCTTTCGTAAATACAGAAAGACCAACTGGTATTTGACGAGATCCACCCGCGCATACTAGTATAATTTTCAGAAATTCCAGAATTCTTTGACCTGTaaatagaaattttttatttaaatggtgTGTAAGTATATTCgtgaagataaaaattaaaatgatatcaTTATAAGGGGCCATCTATAAATTTTGAGGATGATATTAACTATAAGTTATGAGGAGTGTAGAGGGTCGACGAAGTACGACACTGTGTACCAAGGGGTGAGGAGGGGTCCAAAGTTTTGTAACATCACATTCCAAAATACTATATATCTGATTCTTagttaaatggaaataaaaataatatcgaaattgatgTTCtagttcaataaataaaaatttgtaggaTAGATAGGTGAAAACTGTAAAATATGTTACGTCATACAAGGTAGGGGTCTCAAGGAGTGGGTGAGGGTCTCATAAACGTGACCATCTGCGACAGGGACGGGGTAGGGGTCCGAAAATCGTGAAattcgtgtgacgtaatttttGGATGACccgtaattaatattaattttatttttaactatttttaattttatttttgtctgtttgtaatattgaaataaccgcttttactaaatgcgtatagatgtatacacggttcCTATATcaaaataccattttttacaatttttgtctgtctgtctgtttgtttgttccagctaatctctggaaTGGCTAGACCGTTTTTGACGGAActttggcagatagctgatgtagtaaggagtaacttcggctacttttattttagaaatttatttatttcttaattctgcgaactgaacacttgttaaattccacgcggacgaagtcgcggccacagctagtatatatattaatcgaaTTAATCACTCACTGCGTTACTACTCGAAAATGATTGGTATGATTctagacgattttttttttaattttcataatttgtaGAAGcttattatgaaattaaaatttaaaaattgcgcagaaaattataaaattctataaaatgtaataattattatttacattaaatataacgtTCTAGCCAACTGCAAAAAAGGAACGTCTGTCGGGTGAgctacttatttaataaatatactcaCGGACAATTTGTCTGACTCTGTGGTCTGGATCTCTGAGTGATAGTATCTGTGTTCTGATGAGTTCTTTTGTATCACTTGTTAGTGGATCTTGACCAAGACTCTCTAGGAGTTGTTCTGTGACTAGAATAACTTCTTCGGCAATGGATGGCAGAATGGCTTTAAGTTCACTGtgaattattgttaaatttattaatattttactgtattaattattgttttgatgcagatatttttattgatacatGAATTTTTTTCGTGTGTGTGTAATGATCTTCTATACGTAAATATGTAAAGCTATTTGGTTtcattgttatcatagacacttgATAGTACTTTTGATGATGATATCTTAACTATCAGTCAAAGGGCAGTGGTGCAATGTGGGACATTAAGGTTCTGCCTTTTTCTATATGAAGGAGAGTCTAGTAGTGGGATGTATAGTCTATAGTAGGCTGATTCATTTCAATTCCAAATAATTTTTGTagttatcgttttttttttgttatatgaaAGCACTACAAAACATCAAAGTACTTATAAAAATCGTAGTATTTAATATACTAGCAACACTCAAATATCTGCAACCCAACTTCTAAATATATGGAAAAGACATTTACCCAGCTGTGGTACGTTTACAGactgtttcattttaatatttagtatgaCATTAAATAACACAATTAACTGACAgaggtagggcaaagcaggaaaatcctgctcaaaatatggagcagcctgactgggggcTGTAATCTTGTGTAaggcacctcgaccttacagaagatcacagctaaatgctttcaagcagtcaTGTGGTCCTGTCGgtaaataaggtgaccagagctcctggggagactAGGGGTCGGCAGCgccgcttttttttttaaatttatagactagcgcttgactgcgatctcacctgatggtaagtgaagatgcagcctaagatggtgcgtgcttgcgatgcttctggttttgcaggcgtctataagctacggtaatcacttaccaccaggtgagctgtAAGCTTGTTGCCgacctatttatatataaaaaaaaatgaactgtcAGTCAGACACTCACATGTCATTGGTGGCTGTGTCgagaataataaaaagtttttcctTTAGTTTTTGTTTGTGTTGCGCTTGCGAGTCTCCTCCACACGAAGGACTGATAAGTAGGAGCGATGCAACACAGATGAGTCGGTATACTTGTGTACCCAACTCGGTGAACCGAGGCTTGTCTAAAGATACGGTCTGAAAAGTATAAATCACAATTTACGTTACAATAATTTGACGGtattccattaaaaaaattaaggactaAATATAGTCAACGGATGTTAGTATCGTTTTTAAATAGGTACTTtccgttttatttaaaaataacttacctCAGGATAGTTCTTAGATTCATCCCATTCTAATAATTCTAGATAGGCTTTAGCTAATGTTTGTGCAGTGACATtccttattatattttgatctGTAACTGGCAAACTGAGGTCTGTCTTGTCCAAGTTTCTAAGCAGCCATTCCCTAGTATATTGTAAGccatctaaaattaaaaatattataatcgatTAGGTTTTTTAAAAAGCACTGCTTTCTTCTAAAGTTGGAAACTCCAACCAAGTTAATCACGCAAATGTCAGGCGACCGTCATGGcggatgattttttttctctttatagtgtattttgtaacaaaactttcATGTTGTAAATATCACCATTAGGTTCCCCTATTGTGAGTAGCGCCCTGGGCACAATGCCCTTGCCTACCCCCCACTACGCCACTGTTCCTTTTAATGggttatattcaataaaaatccTATTATTCACCAAAGTAGAAATAAAGTATCAACAACAaatgtgtattataaacaaaaatgtcaGCCAGTTGGTTCTCAAAAGTGatagtttgtaatataaaaaattcttacaATCCAATGTAATCAAATAAGGGTTCGTCCATTAATCAAGAGAGGCGCGAAAAGCCCCCCCCCTGGTTGAGGGGTTCGGAAAAAGATCtagtaatattacaaaactCCTTGGCTATAACGAGATattacgtgtatttttttttcataaaacatACAATTTCTAAGCCAAAAAACAAGTAACAAACATCCTGATACTTTAGTGTTCACCTGGAAATTTTTATCACAATTCTTAATTTTCGAAAATGAAATCAGATTATACATGTGATTATTAAAGATAGTATATTGAAAATTTCGATTCACTTTTcacaaaaaatacacgtgatttttGGGATCTAAAACCATACCACAGATCACAAAATGGGGTAGGGGGTTAAAATGTTGCTAAAAACATCATGTGATAGACgacctttaaattaaaaataaaagaacaatatataaataaatatattaaaataaaaagaatgatAAGTATATCAGAATAACTTACCCTCCGCCAGTTTCAACATTTCATCAAACTTTGCCCTCTCATATTGCACACTTTCTTGCTGCACGTGTGGTCTTATCATCGCTATCAAAGTATTGGCCAAGTCTAGCTTCAGTACTTCCAGAGTTTCGAGAATAGAACGAAATATGTCCACCTGAAATGTATAAGATTCtatatttatacacattataagtacaatttctttttatagaaataatattaaattatgtaagaTCTCATTCttttcaaaatttcaaactttCCTAACCActcatctttgttttattttgatagaaTTAATGAATAAACCTAATATTTTTGACAACATAGAATTCCATTATTCACAGAAATTTCCTTTTCCATTTCATTTATTGTAATCAACTGTTTTCgttgtaacaatatttaagtaaatttttatatgtaatgcTTGTcctaaattacataaaaaacctattatatacaaatttatataaattttaaacagaaTTCAAAAATGCTTCagtctttttttgttttcgagAGTAATGCTCCAAATTTTCTTATTAAGGTATTGAAAGAATTACCTTATGATTCATGCAATGAAACAATCCTttgtttgtaaaatgatgattcaacCCAAAATGATTCTTAATAATATGTCAGAGACGTGAGATGaggtaattaatataaaagaactttgttctttaaaaattatgacTTACTTTATGTAATTATTCATTCAGAAAAGAAAAGGAActttatgaaagaaaaaaaataaaataaacaaagttaaatGAAACAGAAAACATATTTTCatctataaaaatgaaaaagtacatacataacattttaacatttttgaaaacaAGCATTACATGTGATGTATACAGGTGGACAAGAGACGttaaattaactacataattatcatcatcattacagcctatacagtccactgctggacataggcctccacaagtttacgtcaaaaataacgtgaactcatgtgttttgcccatagtcaccacgctgggcaggcggtcgcaccaaagacgctgctgcccgtcttcggcctgtgtatttcaaagccagcagttggatggctatcccgccatcggtcggcttcttaagttccaagatggttgtggaaccttgttatcccttagtcgcctcttacgacacccacgggaagagagggggtggctaaattctttagtgccgtagccacacagcacacacataATTATACTACATACTATTTCTAACCCATATATAAAGATCTGTCAtagttatatgtttataattttggaGTATGGCTTAAGATTTCtatcacatattttattatatcaagcATTCAAATGCAAAACAGAAGCATAAATCATAAACATAAACACTTACAGTATCAGTTAGTTTAGT
Above is a window of Melitaea cinxia chromosome 19, ilMelCinx1.1, whole genome shotgun sequence DNA encoding:
- the LOC123662888 gene encoding T-complex protein 11-like protein 1; this encodes MSDREKPTGSESQEDKEKKSIRIPSQPISAGSGRSYFSNEPLQFRVRGSTITGASPPNFVTLEEIMKAAHGMHNMALAHEIAVDQDFKLEPFEPPDNSYQKLVKETMHRAYFDILREQLNSDPPEYKQALVLLEDVKQGLFSILLPRHTRIKDMIEEVLDTEFIKQQAENNSLDFQKYATFVIDLMAKLAAPARDEMIQNITKLTDTVDIFRSILETLEVLKLDLANTLIAMIRPHVQQESVQYERAKFDEMLKLAEDGLQYTREWLLRNLDKTDLSLPVTDQNIIRNVTAQTLAKAYLELLEWDESKNYPETVSLDKPRFTELGTQVYRLICVASLLLISPSCGGDSQAQHKQKLKEKLFIILDTATNDIELKAILPSIAEEVILVTEQLLESLGQDPLTSDTKELIRTQILSLRDPDHRVRQIVRQRILEFLKIILVCAGGSRQIPVGLSVFTKELTSVSGTLLRYVMHNKAVFTKHYLDIIEEELSKS